From Levilactobacillus zymae, a single genomic window includes:
- a CDS encoding ISL3 family transposase: MTNDTKIILGIKDPNIKKLKVMNPLEMMGPLKVQAILDYRPKACPKCGVLNQKSIIKYGWRWANVKLPRTAERDVQLHLKKRDFKCKHCLQYFLAETPLVQRNHTISNTSKLACFLKLSETVSMRHVATELSISSTTVLRIMRSYQGNVKTRFDWLPAVINMDEVKSTKDAKGSMSFVFMDGIRCEFLDILESRTLYDLENYFKRYTKKARESVKVIVTDMNYTYPKLAESIFPNAIVVTDRFHIVNSVMRGFTRVRIRIMKSYAPSNMKYKALKRYWRLFFKPNEKLDLKKYSNYTNIPGSQTENSVVEYLLDINEELREAYNQLQTVMSAVRYRDIARLETVLDGKDNGSEEMTKALNALVENRESVDNALRYEFSNGPMEGINNKIKVIKRVAYGFGCFTSFRLRIHLAFGLKKNCLISKD; this comes from the coding sequence ATGACTAATGATACTAAAATTATCCTGGGGATAAAAGACCCCAACATCAAAAAGTTAAAAGTGATGAACCCCTTGGAAATGATGGGCCCACTTAAAGTGCAGGCAATTTTGGACTATCGTCCAAAAGCATGCCCCAAATGTGGTGTCTTAAACCAAAAAAGTATTATCAAATATGGCTGGCGCTGGGCCAATGTTAAATTGCCTCGAACTGCCGAACGGGATGTCCAGCTTCATCTTAAAAAGCGGGACTTCAAGTGTAAGCACTGCCTACAATACTTTCTTGCGGAAACACCACTAGTTCAACGAAACCACACCATCTCTAACACAAGCAAACTTGCCTGTTTTCTAAAATTAAGTGAAACAGTTTCGATGCGTCATGTCGCTACCGAATTAAGCATCTCAAGTACAACGGTCCTGCGAATCATGAGAAGCTATCAGGGCAACGTCAAAACGCGTTTTGACTGGTTACCGGCTGTAATTAACATGGATGAGGTCAAGTCTACCAAAGACGCAAAGGGATCCATGAGCTTTGTATTTATGGATGGTATTCGGTGTGAATTCTTGGACATTCTGGAATCGCGGACACTCTATGATTTGGAGAATTACTTTAAACGTTATACGAAGAAAGCTAGAGAAAGCGTCAAAGTCATTGTGACAGATATGAACTACACTTATCCCAAACTAGCTGAATCTATTTTTCCAAATGCGATTGTGGTAACCGATCGGTTCCACATCGTTAACTCCGTGATGCGGGGATTCACTCGAGTAAGGATTCGTATCATGAAATCCTATGCGCCTTCAAACATGAAATATAAGGCTTTAAAGCGTTACTGGCGACTGTTCTTTAAGCCCAACGAGAAGTTGGACTTAAAGAAGTACTCTAATTACACTAACATTCCTGGAAGCCAAACTGAGAATAGCGTAGTCGAATATCTTCTTGATATCAACGAAGAATTACGCGAAGCATATAACCAGTTACAGACGGTCATGAGTGCCGTTAGGTACCGTGACATCGCTCGACTAGAAACAGTTCTAGACGGAAAAGACAATGGCTCAGAAGAAATGACGAAGGCGTTGAACGCACTGGTTGAGAACCGAGAATCGGTTGATAATGCATTGAGATATGAATTCTCAAATGGTCCAATGGAGGGTATTAATAACAAAATCAAGGTAATAAAGCGAGTTGCGTACGGCTTTGGCTGTTTCACAAGCTTTAGATTAAGGATTCATCTGGCATTTGGGCTCAAAAAAAATTGCCTAATCTCAAAGGATTAG
- a CDS encoding phosphomevalonate kinase, producing MISAQAPGKLYIAGEYAVVEPGYPAIIVALNQFVTVTIEPSHDYGRIASKQYQENSLYWQRQGSELVFDNRDNPFHYILSAIHLTEQYAQSLGKPLGIYHLNVNSDLDSADGKKYGLGSSAAVTVATVKALCQFYDIRLSKDQLFKLAAIAHLDVQGNGSLGDIAASVYGGWIAYRAFDRDWLASARRELSLTELLNTDWPGLQIELLTPPAPLRLMIGWTGTPASTSHLVDRIALFKATQRRSYHAFLEDSRACLHRMIQGFHDGDLTAIQHEITVNRQLLNQLAHLSHVTIETKLLKTMCDTAVELGGAAKSSGAGGGDCGIVIIDAAKDLAHLLHDWEQRGIEPLKLNVHHVIE from the coding sequence TTGATTTCCGCCCAAGCACCCGGAAAACTCTATATTGCCGGCGAATACGCCGTTGTCGAGCCGGGATATCCGGCCATTATCGTTGCCTTGAACCAATTCGTCACGGTGACCATCGAACCCAGCCACGACTACGGCCGCATCGCTTCCAAACAATACCAAGAGAATTCCCTCTACTGGCAACGCCAGGGAAGCGAACTGGTTTTTGACAACCGGGACAATCCCTTCCACTACATCTTATCGGCCATTCACCTGACCGAACAATACGCCCAATCACTGGGCAAGCCGCTGGGCATCTACCATTTAAACGTCAACAGTGATCTGGATAGTGCCGACGGTAAAAAATACGGGCTGGGCTCTTCGGCCGCGGTGACCGTGGCCACCGTCAAGGCTCTCTGCCAGTTCTACGACATCCGATTAAGCAAGGACCAACTCTTCAAGCTGGCCGCCATCGCGCACTTGGACGTTCAGGGCAACGGCTCGTTGGGCGACATCGCGGCTTCCGTCTATGGCGGCTGGATCGCCTACCGCGCCTTTGACCGCGACTGGTTAGCCTCCGCACGGCGTGAACTCAGTTTGACCGAGCTGTTAAACACCGATTGGCCCGGCTTACAGATTGAGCTCCTGACGCCGCCCGCCCCCCTGCGGCTCATGATTGGTTGGACGGGCACCCCCGCGTCAACCTCCCACCTAGTCGACCGCATCGCCCTGTTCAAGGCCACGCAGCGCCGCAGTTACCACGCCTTTCTGGAAGACAGCCGTGCCTGCTTGCACCGAATGATCCAAGGGTTTCACGATGGTGATTTAACCGCCATCCAACACGAAATCACCGTTAACCGACAACTCTTGAACCAGTTGGCCCACCTCAGCCACGTCACCATTGAGACCAAGTTACTCAAAACCATGTGTGACACGGCCGTCGAACTCGGCGGCGCGGCCAAGTCTTCCGGGGCCGGCGGTGGCGATTGCGGCATCGTGATCATCGACGCCGCCAAGGACCTCGCGCACCTCTTACACGACTGGGAACAACGCGGCATTGAACCGCTAAAATTAAACGTCCACCACGTTATCGAATAA
- the mvk gene encoding mevalonate kinase, producing the protein MGRTGRGVSNAKIILLGDHSVVYGQPAIALPLPSVTTRVVMTEIPSGQTMASRYFDGPIAQLNHHLAGEVQLIATLLDRFHGHNTPFHMAITSDLPAERGMGSSAAVAVAITRAMYDFFDHPLTRETLLDTAAIAEKITHGHPSGIDAATASSATPIWLLPHQVISQIPFNLDGYLVIADSGVKGQTGQAVAAVARRKTVFPQVTTHQIERLGELTYAARDYLATGAITELGGALTQAQAQLAGLGVSSPELDHLIQVALQAGALGAKLTGGGMGGCLIALCATKASAVRVQQAVLAAGATATWTETFHHKEEA; encoded by the coding sequence TTGGGTAGAACGGGCAGAGGCGTTAGTAACGCCAAAATTATTCTTCTCGGGGATCACAGCGTCGTCTATGGTCAACCGGCCATTGCGCTCCCGCTCCCCTCAGTCACCACCCGCGTGGTAATGACCGAAATCCCCAGTGGGCAAACCATGGCCAGCCGCTATTTTGACGGGCCCATCGCTCAATTAAACCACCATCTGGCCGGCGAGGTCCAACTGATTGCCACGCTACTCGACCGGTTTCACGGCCACAACACCCCGTTTCACATGGCCATCACCAGTGATCTGCCTGCCGAACGGGGCATGGGGTCTTCGGCCGCCGTGGCGGTGGCCATCACCCGGGCCATGTACGACTTCTTTGACCATCCCTTAACGCGAGAAACGCTATTGGACACCGCGGCGATTGCCGAAAAGATCACCCACGGTCATCCCAGCGGCATCGATGCGGCCACGGCCAGCTCGGCCACCCCGATTTGGTTGCTCCCGCACCAGGTCATCAGTCAGATTCCCTTTAACCTCGACGGCTACCTGGTGATCGCCGATAGTGGCGTCAAGGGTCAAACCGGCCAGGCTGTCGCCGCCGTCGCCCGGCGCAAGACGGTCTTTCCGCAGGTCACCACTCATCAGATTGAACGGTTAGGTGAACTGACTTACGCCGCGCGTGATTACCTGGCGACCGGGGCCATCACCGAACTCGGTGGCGCGCTGACCCAGGCGCAGGCCCAATTAGCCGGGTTAGGTGTCAGTTCGCCCGAACTGGACCATTTGATTCAAGTTGCGTTGCAAGCTGGTGCTTTAGGCGCTAAACTGACGGGGGGCGGTATGGGCGGTTGCCTCATCGCCCTGTGTGCCACCAAGGCCAGTGCCGTGCGCGTCCAACAAGCCGTTTTAGCGGCCGGGGCCACGGCCACCTGGACCGAAACCTTTCACCATAAGGAGGAAGCATGA
- a CDS encoding DUF5590 domain-containing protein: MRQQYQRRRRPRHWVLLGVLVVILVLLLSGGYAIHKATHPFNQAQTRAEKIARNSGHLTKTTQFYWTNLDTTYYTVAGTNKAKQSVYAIVPQSGKNVTVLKQSDGLSRNAALQKAWQRNPKKVLSAALSIFNGKPAWQISYLSKSGKLCYLTLQYSNGKVLQQISNL, translated from the coding sequence ATGAGACAACAGTACCAACGGCGCCGCCGACCCCGGCATTGGGTTTTATTGGGGGTTCTGGTGGTGATTCTCGTGTTGCTTTTGAGTGGCGGCTACGCGATTCATAAGGCAACCCATCCGTTTAACCAGGCTCAGACGCGTGCCGAGAAAATTGCACGCAACTCGGGACATTTGACCAAGACTACGCAGTTCTACTGGACCAACCTGGATACCACCTACTATACGGTGGCGGGCACCAATAAGGCCAAGCAAAGCGTCTACGCCATTGTGCCGCAGTCGGGCAAGAACGTGACGGTGCTGAAGCAAAGCGACGGGCTTTCACGGAATGCGGCCTTACAGAAGGCCTGGCAACGCAATCCCAAGAAGGTCTTATCGGCCGCATTGAGTATCTTTAACGGCAAGCCAGCTTGGCAGATCAGTTACCTGAGTAAGAGTGGTAAATTATGCTACCTCACGCTACAATATAGTAATGGGAAAGTGCTCCAACAAATTTCGAACCTTTAA
- the fni gene encoding type 2 isopentenyl-diphosphate Delta-isomerase codes for MVLSRHAHRKDEHLSLAEKFYTPQATSQFDQLRFVHQSLPEMAVADTDLTTRLGPLTLPVPLLIEAMTGGSPRTGAVNAQLGRIAARTGLAVASGSQSIALQDDSAIATFTPLRENNPDGLVFANLGAGHTVAQAKRVVDLLAADALELHVNTAQELVMPEGDRSFHWLDSIGETVAALDVPVIVKEVGFGMAHETLAQLVSVGVRYVDLGGRGGTNFATIENFRRPAKEFDYLTGWGQTTVESLLEAQRVPDLTTIATGGIRQPLDIAKAFALGATVVGSAGQILHSLLKTDEATTVQLLLDWQTGLRTIMTLLGVKTIRELQRQPLLFSPELESYRQQRHLI; via the coding sequence ATGGTACTGTCACGCCACGCCCACCGCAAGGACGAACACCTCTCTTTAGCTGAGAAATTCTATACGCCGCAAGCGACCAGTCAATTTGACCAATTACGGTTCGTGCACCAAAGTCTTCCCGAAATGGCCGTGGCGGACACGGACCTGACCACTCGGTTGGGACCGTTGACGTTACCGGTGCCCCTGCTGATCGAGGCCATGACCGGGGGCAGTCCCCGCACGGGCGCAGTCAACGCCCAGTTGGGCCGCATCGCCGCTCGAACCGGTCTGGCCGTGGCCAGCGGATCGCAAAGCATCGCCTTACAGGACGACAGCGCCATCGCGACCTTCACGCCCCTGCGAGAAAATAATCCCGACGGCCTGGTCTTCGCCAACCTGGGGGCCGGACACACCGTGGCCCAAGCCAAGCGGGTCGTGGACCTCTTGGCGGCGGACGCCTTAGAACTCCACGTTAACACCGCGCAAGAACTGGTGATGCCCGAGGGCGACCGCAGTTTCCACTGGCTCGACAGCATTGGTGAGACCGTGGCGGCCTTAGACGTCCCGGTCATCGTCAAGGAGGTCGGCTTTGGCATGGCGCACGAAACGTTGGCCCAACTGGTCAGCGTGGGCGTGCGTTACGTCGATCTCGGCGGCCGCGGCGGCACCAACTTCGCGACCATCGAGAATTTCCGCCGACCTGCCAAGGAATTTGATTACCTAACCGGTTGGGGCCAAACGACCGTCGAGTCCCTCTTGGAGGCCCAACGGGTACCGGACCTGACCACGATTGCCACCGGCGGGATTCGCCAGCCGTTAGACATCGCCAAGGCGTTTGCCCTGGGGGCCACGGTGGTCGGCAGCGCCGGACAAATCCTGCACAGCCTGCTGAAGACCGACGAAGCCACCACGGTGCAGTTGCTTTTGGACTGGCAGACCGGCCTGCGCACCATCATGACGCTGCTTGGCGTCAAAACCATCCGCGAGCTGCAGCGCCAACCGTTACTGTTCTCACCGGAACTCGAAAGTTACCGGCAGCAGCGCCACTTAATCTAA
- a CDS encoding DnaD domain protein, with product MDEFTRRYLQAGQTSVANFLIDHFQEVGMTTDQLLVYLQLKRWLDRGDYLPESDVLAQNLGWDTKRVFEVLHEMIAQKLMTINTVTNDQGQKVDRYDFQLLAEKLSHVPDAEATQPTPAATTDSTAPTSATAAQPAVNPDSQRATVFNQIETEFGQMLSPIQMDTVSQWLDVDYYKPELIQLALREAVLNQVYNLKYMDRILLNWEKKHLTTAAQVQREQERQHPRRKTGGDGGAGDATIPDVPIFKLTDD from the coding sequence ATGGATGAGTTTACACGACGGTATTTACAGGCGGGGCAGACTAGCGTGGCCAACTTCTTAATTGACCACTTTCAGGAGGTGGGGATGACCACGGATCAGCTGTTGGTCTACCTGCAATTGAAGCGCTGGCTGGATCGCGGCGATTATCTGCCCGAGAGTGACGTGTTGGCCCAGAACCTGGGGTGGGACACCAAGCGCGTCTTCGAGGTGCTCCACGAGATGATTGCCCAGAAGCTGATGACCATCAACACGGTGACCAACGACCAGGGCCAAAAGGTTGACCGTTACGATTTCCAGTTGTTAGCGGAGAAGCTAAGTCACGTGCCGGACGCGGAGGCGACCCAACCGACGCCGGCGGCCACCACGGACTCGACGGCGCCGACCAGCGCCACGGCGGCCCAGCCGGCGGTTAACCCGGATTCGCAGCGTGCGACGGTGTTTAACCAGATTGAAACGGAATTCGGCCAGATGTTATCGCCGATTCAGATGGATACGGTTAGTCAGTGGCTGGACGTCGACTACTATAAGCCGGAGTTGATCCAATTGGCATTGCGCGAGGCGGTCTTAAACCAGGTGTACAACCTGAAATATATGGATCGCATCCTGCTGAACTGGGAGAAAAAGCACCTGACCACGGCGGCCCAGGTGCAACGCGAACAGGAACGCCAACACCCGCGGCGCAAGACCGGTGGGGATGGTGGTGCGGGGGATGCGACGATCCCGGACGTGCCGATCTTTAAGTTGACGGATGATTAG
- a CDS encoding helicase C-terminal domain-containing protein, translated as MDQDTVYAVVDIETTGTSVQDGDRIIQIGCVFVQHNQIINHFTTDVNPLREIPAAISRLTGITNQRVRHAPLFDDVAGTLYSLLTNTVFVAHNVNFDLPFVNAELARVGYPELDIEAVDTVSLSQILLPTAPSFRLRDLSGFFNIEHDNPHSADSDASATAELFIFLFRRLRALPLVTLQQMIDLQADLPRQTATLFRVAQALNAQKPRKLPDYLYVKNGLALRQTATSTPTPLTAPAKYPKTKKQKQKLMPENLEWRPEQAKMMNYIYNNYAHGDQHPVKQMVVEAPTGIGKSLGYTLPMAYLGQNGQPVVISTATTLLQEQLMEQTLPLLRQIVPFPVNATVVKGSRHYLDLQRFAVTLGLNESSKQTQLLKLRLLVWLTMTTTGDLDELHLATYRAPYFQEIVHEGTATADNPFYDDDFLRRRDQQLAQAQFVIVNHAYLSEHATALGNQLKHPYLVIDEAQHLPDSTLRQRRTKVKFAQILNELHHIQRDISREIGPSLLTLFDGDRATQQTLQHLLRSSQQIEKALNTVVNQLFLNFLAAKRGNAQNTPIEELVATADLAQNAHDLQATLTQIAHGDTQLLVQLGVIRQHFDQQRERFVASQRYLFEQLDTRVHLVDERLQRLLAIFNEATAPKSSSLFWVTINHVGDRGSLELASGLLATQGFLRQQIYAAFQPVLLTGATLFSSGRSQYVIDQFDLDREATVTHRMRSSFDYANQAQLLLADAGPNLSRVAPDDYVTYLTSALTQLAGAVHKQTLILFNSLNVIEQVYEQLTRQPEFAQREILAQGISGSRERITKRFVTGHDSILLGAASFWEGIDLPADQLELLIVTRLPFDSPDRVFVKANYARLEAAGKNPFYNAALPAATLKLRQGVGRLIRTPNDRGTVVILDQRLVERQYGQSILRALPADLPRVTGDVGTLTQALIKFFEKTPATPVTPPEI; from the coding sequence ATGGATCAAGACACGGTCTACGCGGTTGTTGATATTGAAACGACCGGTACCAGTGTGCAAGATGGCGATCGCATCATCCAAATTGGGTGCGTCTTCGTCCAGCATAATCAAATTATTAACCACTTCACGACTGACGTGAATCCGCTCCGCGAGATTCCGGCGGCCATTTCCCGTCTCACGGGCATTACCAACCAGCGGGTGCGTCATGCGCCGTTGTTTGATGACGTTGCGGGGACCCTTTACAGCTTATTAACGAATACGGTCTTCGTGGCGCACAACGTTAACTTCGATTTGCCGTTCGTCAACGCCGAATTGGCCAGAGTCGGGTATCCCGAACTCGACATCGAAGCTGTGGACACGGTGTCTTTAAGTCAGATTCTTCTGCCCACGGCGCCCAGCTTTCGGTTGCGCGATCTGAGTGGCTTTTTCAACATTGAACACGATAATCCCCACTCCGCGGATAGTGATGCCTCGGCCACGGCCGAACTCTTCATCTTCTTGTTCCGGCGGTTGCGGGCCTTACCGTTGGTGACCCTCCAGCAAATGATCGACCTGCAGGCGGATCTGCCACGACAAACGGCGACCCTGTTTCGGGTGGCTCAGGCGCTTAACGCGCAAAAGCCGCGCAAGTTACCGGACTATCTGTACGTTAAGAATGGGTTGGCACTAAGGCAGACGGCAACCAGCACGCCGACGCCCTTAACGGCCCCAGCTAAATACCCCAAGACTAAGAAGCAAAAGCAAAAGCTGATGCCGGAAAACCTCGAATGGCGCCCGGAACAAGCGAAAATGATGAATTACATCTATAATAACTACGCTCATGGCGATCAGCACCCGGTCAAGCAAATGGTGGTGGAAGCCCCGACCGGGATCGGCAAGAGTCTGGGGTATACGCTACCGATGGCCTACTTGGGGCAGAACGGCCAACCGGTGGTGATTAGTACGGCCACCACGTTATTGCAAGAACAATTAATGGAACAAACCTTACCTTTATTACGACAGATTGTGCCGTTTCCCGTTAACGCCACGGTGGTTAAGGGGAGCCGACACTACCTGGATTTGCAGCGCTTTGCGGTCACGTTAGGCTTAAACGAAAGTTCCAAGCAGACCCAACTGTTGAAGTTACGGTTGCTGGTGTGGTTGACCATGACCACCACCGGGGACCTCGACGAACTGCATCTGGCCACCTATCGGGCACCGTATTTCCAGGAAATTGTTCACGAGGGCACCGCCACGGCGGATAACCCGTTTTATGACGACGATTTCTTACGACGCCGCGACCAGCAGTTGGCCCAGGCCCAGTTCGTAATTGTCAACCACGCGTACTTGAGCGAACACGCCACGGCGCTGGGCAACCAACTGAAGCACCCTTACCTGGTGATTGACGAGGCCCAACACTTACCCGACAGTACCCTGCGGCAACGACGGACCAAGGTTAAGTTTGCCCAGATCTTAAACGAACTGCACCATATTCAACGCGATATTAGCCGCGAGATTGGGCCGAGTCTGTTAACCTTATTTGACGGTGACCGCGCCACCCAGCAGACGTTACAGCACTTATTGCGGAGTAGCCAACAAATTGAGAAGGCCCTGAACACGGTGGTCAACCAACTATTTCTCAACTTCCTGGCGGCTAAACGCGGCAACGCCCAAAATACACCCATCGAGGAACTGGTGGCGACCGCCGACTTGGCGCAAAACGCCCACGACCTGCAGGCCACATTGACGCAGATTGCCCACGGCGATACCCAGTTGTTAGTCCAACTGGGCGTGATTCGCCAGCACTTCGACCAGCAACGGGAACGCTTTGTCGCCTCCCAACGGTACTTGTTCGAGCAGTTGGACACCCGGGTGCACCTGGTCGACGAACGGTTGCAGCGGTTATTAGCCATCTTTAATGAGGCCACCGCGCCAAAATCTAGTAGTCTCTTTTGGGTCACCATCAACCACGTCGGTGACCGGGGGAGCTTGGAACTGGCCAGCGGTTTACTGGCCACGCAAGGGTTTCTGCGTCAACAAATCTACGCGGCCTTTCAACCGGTGTTATTGACCGGAGCCACGTTGTTTTCGTCGGGGCGTTCACAGTACGTGATCGACCAGTTTGACTTGGACCGCGAGGCGACCGTGACCCACCGGATGCGCAGTAGCTTCGACTACGCCAACCAGGCGCAATTGCTCTTGGCCGACGCGGGGCCGAATCTCAGCCGCGTGGCGCCGGACGATTACGTGACCTACCTGACTAGTGCGTTAACGCAACTGGCCGGCGCGGTCCACAAGCAAACGTTGATTCTGTTCAATTCGTTAAACGTGATCGAACAGGTTTACGAGCAGTTGACCCGGCAACCGGAATTCGCCCAACGCGAGATCTTAGCCCAGGGCATTAGCGGGAGTCGCGAACGGATCACTAAACGCTTCGTGACCGGCCACGACTCGATTCTTTTGGGAGCGGCCAGCTTCTGGGAGGGCATCGATCTGCCGGCCGACCAGTTAGAGTTACTGATCGTGACCCGGTTACCGTTCGACTCGCCCGACCGGGTCTTCGTCAAGGCCAACTATGCACGACTAGAGGCCGCAGGCAAGAACCCGTTCTATAACGCGGCTCTGCCGGCAGCCACCTTAAAGCTGCGCCAAGGGGTGGGCCGGCTAATCCGGACGCCCAACGACCGGGGGACCGTGGTCATCTTGGACCAGCGCCTGGTTGAGCGGCAATACGGGCAGAGTATCTTGCGGGCCTTACCCGCCGATTTACCCCGGGTGACCGGGGACGTGGGGACCTTGACGCAGGCACTGATTAAATTTTTTGAAAAAACGCCGGCTACGCCCGTGACCCCACCAGAAATTTGA
- a CDS encoding pyridoxal phosphate-dependent aminotransferase produces MKQLAQRARAVQPSATLQASQRAKALTASGVDVINLGVGQPDFQTPTAIKKAAIQAIEADQVDGYTATTGIAPLRQAVVDHLQAAQAVTITADQVVVTTGAKMALYALFQVLLDPGDDVLLPAPYWVSYAEQIRLAGGHVLEVAPTATLKVTPEQLDSAVTPATKAIVLNSPQNPSGVVYTPAELKAIGDWAVAHDLWIVSDEIYGDLVYDRPAPEPSMLTLSDAITAHTIVINGVSKTYAMTGWRIGWVIGPKAVTAALGKVLSHMTGNPAAVSQYAALNALTGDQASVAKMNASFQERLDTIYPLLTALPGFALPAKPQGAFYLFPDVQAAMAIKHCTTTSEFVTRVLEEAHVAVVPGEAFGLPHHIRMSYAADREQLLTAMTRLKEFMQS; encoded by the coding sequence ATGAAACAATTAGCCCAACGAGCCAGAGCCGTCCAGCCCTCGGCTACGTTACAAGCGTCACAACGCGCCAAGGCTTTGACCGCTAGCGGGGTTGACGTCATCAACTTGGGGGTCGGTCAGCCCGATTTCCAGACGCCAACGGCCATTAAAAAGGCCGCCATTCAGGCCATTGAAGCCGACCAAGTCGACGGCTATACCGCAACGACCGGGATCGCTCCGTTACGTCAAGCGGTGGTGGACCACTTACAGGCGGCTCAAGCTGTGACCATCACGGCTGATCAAGTGGTGGTGACGACCGGAGCCAAGATGGCGTTATACGCGTTGTTCCAGGTCCTGTTAGATCCAGGCGACGACGTATTGTTACCGGCGCCTTACTGGGTGAGCTATGCCGAACAGATTCGTTTAGCGGGCGGTCACGTCTTAGAGGTGGCCCCGACGGCAACTCTGAAGGTGACCCCGGAACAGCTCGACAGTGCCGTGACCCCGGCCACCAAGGCCATCGTCTTGAATTCACCGCAAAACCCGTCGGGGGTGGTCTACACGCCGGCTGAGTTAAAGGCCATCGGTGACTGGGCCGTGGCTCACGATTTATGGATCGTGTCCGACGAGATTTACGGTGATCTGGTCTACGATCGGCCGGCACCGGAACCGTCGATGTTGACGCTTAGCGACGCGATTACCGCCCACACCATCGTGATCAACGGGGTCTCCAAGACCTACGCGATGACCGGTTGGCGGATCGGCTGGGTGATTGGTCCGAAGGCCGTCACGGCGGCGTTGGGCAAGGTGCTCTCGCACATGACCGGGAACCCGGCGGCGGTCAGTCAGTACGCGGCGTTAAACGCGTTGACCGGCGACCAGGCGTCCGTGGCTAAGATGAACGCCAGTTTCCAGGAACGGCTGGATACGATTTATCCGTTATTGACGGCGCTACCTGGCTTTGCGTTACCAGCCAAGCCACAGGGGGCCTTCTACCTGTTCCCCGATGTGCAAGCGGCCATGGCCATCAAGCACTGCACCACGACCAGCGAGTTCGTGACGCGGGTGCTAGAAGAGGCCCACGTCGCGGTGGTGCCGGGCGAGGCGTTTGGCTTGCCACACCACATCCGCATGAGTTACGCGGCGGACCGCGAACAATTGTTAACGGCTATGACGCGGTTAAAGGAATTTATGCAAAGTTAA
- the mvaD gene encoding diphosphomevalonate decarboxylase, translating to MTTAVTARAHTNIALVKYWGKADATLMLPQTSSLSLTLDQFYTDTTVAFDPTLTADQVTVNQVRLDEHASRKVRHVLDLVRAQANRADFARVSSTNHVPMAAGLASSASAFAALAGAASRAAGLDLSSRDLSRLARRGSGSATRSIFGGFVEWHAGHDDASSYAEPLIDPVTWPIAMVALVLDPHRKKVSSRQGMQTSVVTSPYYPAWKQVVAHDLAVIKPAILDQDFTTVGEILETNAMRMHALTLSANPAYSYFNGATLQAMQTVRDLRATGVACYYTLDAGPNLKIFCQVADLPAITARFRQDLGAEQVIVAHPGPGLSWR from the coding sequence ATGACCACAGCCGTCACCGCACGGGCCCACACCAACATTGCACTGGTCAAGTACTGGGGCAAGGCCGACGCCACGTTGATGTTGCCCCAAACCAGCAGTTTATCCTTAACCCTTGATCAATTTTATACGGACACCACGGTGGCCTTTGACCCGACCTTAACGGCCGACCAGGTCACCGTCAACCAAGTCCGCCTCGACGAGCACGCGAGCCGCAAAGTCCGCCACGTGCTCGACTTAGTGCGCGCTCAGGCCAACCGCGCCGACTTCGCGCGGGTCAGTTCTACCAACCACGTGCCCATGGCGGCGGGCCTCGCCTCTTCGGCCTCCGCTTTTGCCGCGTTAGCCGGGGCCGCCAGTCGTGCGGCCGGCTTAGACCTGAGTTCCCGCGACCTTTCCCGGCTCGCGCGCCGGGGGTCTGGTTCGGCTACCCGGTCGATTTTTGGCGGGTTCGTTGAATGGCACGCCGGTCACGACGATGCCAGTTCGTACGCCGAACCCCTGATCGATCCGGTGACCTGGCCGATTGCCATGGTCGCGTTGGTCTTAGATCCCCACCGCAAGAAGGTTAGCTCGCGGCAGGGCATGCAAACTAGCGTGGTCACGTCGCCCTACTACCCCGCTTGGAAGCAAGTCGTGGCCCACGATTTAGCCGTCATCAAGCCCGCGATTTTAGACCAAGACTTCACCACGGTCGGGGAAATCTTAGAGACTAACGCCATGCGGATGCACGCGTTAACCCTGAGTGCCAACCCCGCCTACAGTTACTTCAACGGGGCGACCCTCCAGGCCATGCAAACGGTACGCGACCTACGCGCGACCGGGGTGGCCTGCTACTACACGTTAGACGCCGGTCCCAACCTCAAGATTTTCTGTCAGGTCGCCGACCTCCCCGCCATTACCGCCCGGTTCCGCCAAGATCTAGGCGCCGAGCAAGTCATCGTGGCCCATCCCGGCCCGGGACTCAGCTGGCGGTAA